One window of Planctomycetia bacterium genomic DNA carries:
- a CDS encoding DEAD/DEAH box helicase family protein, producing the protein MSDAWIGTDEAAEYLGLGKTKLYELTRDGRIPAKQVGKKWMYEREELAAWMRSSRRLEDYFKDTAANIETNSNLRDPQRDAYAQAVSFFEGGGKKALIQLPVGCGKTGLAAILPFGIAAGRVLIIAPNLTIKDELYKALDITNRQKCFWRRMGVLADADMKSGPYVCTLDSGNLSVCEKSHIVITNIQQLGTNIDKWLTRFSESFFDLIIVDEAHHGAAASWKRVFEKFPNAKVANLTATPFRSDRQELDGDLIFRYPFKSASIKGYIKKLKASYVAPTELTFTLNGEERTYTLDEVLKMKEEEWFSRGVALSNPCNVSIVDNSLQKLEQLRQTGTKHQLIAVACSINHAQQIRSLYKERGYEAAIIHSKQEEDEQNAVMRDLFNGTLDCIVQVQMLGEGFDHPKLSVAAIFRPFRTLAPYIQFVGRILRVVVQGDPTHPDNYGHIVTHVGMNLDEQLKRFKEFENDDQKFWEDVTGGKEPEPPRAVVEGEARMKLREDMVVQSEIVDRVFEEDFSTAEDTDIQQDLEKKLDALGLDSTLARQIVEKSREGKRTLSSVAAAEPFSVIPAKQWEEAKRRLNEEAKRTAKLVLNRTELRPEGVELPYKLKPGIGARNNFIAAFQMVNEALAKKVGGGKKRAEWSAEEFATAMQLLPDVLNGLVREVKRAQNAEG; encoded by the coding sequence ATGAGCGATGCATGGATCGGCACGGATGAGGCGGCGGAATACCTTGGGCTCGGAAAGACGAAGCTCTATGAGCTTACACGGGATGGTAGGATTCCAGCCAAGCAGGTCGGCAAAAAGTGGATGTATGAGCGGGAGGAGCTTGCTGCTTGGATGCGAAGCAGTCGACGCCTTGAGGACTACTTCAAAGACACTGCGGCGAACATTGAAACCAACAGCAATCTCCGCGACCCGCAGCGGGACGCCTATGCCCAGGCGGTGAGCTTTTTCGAGGGCGGCGGAAAAAAGGCGCTCATTCAGCTTCCCGTAGGGTGCGGCAAGACCGGACTGGCCGCGATCCTTCCCTTTGGGATTGCGGCGGGGCGCGTTCTGATCATCGCGCCTAACCTGACAATCAAGGACGAACTCTACAAAGCGCTCGACATAACGAACAGGCAGAAGTGCTTCTGGCGTCGCATGGGCGTCCTGGCGGATGCGGACATGAAAAGCGGGCCGTACGTGTGTACGCTCGACAGCGGTAACCTATCGGTCTGCGAAAAATCTCATATTGTCATTACCAACATTCAACAGCTTGGTACCAATATTGATAAGTGGCTGACGCGGTTTTCGGAGAGCTTCTTCGACTTGATCATCGTCGATGAGGCGCATCACGGCGCAGCAGCGAGTTGGAAAAGAGTATTCGAGAAGTTCCCGAACGCGAAGGTCGCGAATCTCACTGCAACGCCCTTTCGAAGCGATCGGCAAGAACTCGATGGCGACTTGATATTCCGCTATCCGTTCAAAAGCGCAAGCATCAAGGGCTACATCAAGAAACTTAAGGCGAGCTACGTGGCTCCGACCGAGCTCACGTTCACTCTAAATGGGGAGGAGCGGACGTACACGCTGGACGAAGTGCTGAAGATGAAGGAAGAGGAGTGGTTCAGCCGGGGCGTGGCCCTTTCCAATCCCTGCAATGTCTCGATTGTTGACAACAGCCTTCAAAAGTTGGAACAGCTTAGACAAACGGGAACCAAGCATCAGCTCATTGCAGTCGCTTGTTCGATCAATCATGCTCAGCAGATTCGGTCGCTATACAAGGAGCGGGGCTACGAGGCGGCCATTATCCATAGCAAGCAAGAGGAGGATGAGCAAAACGCCGTGATGCGCGACCTCTTCAACGGGACTCTCGATTGTATTGTCCAGGTGCAAATGCTCGGCGAGGGCTTCGATCATCCGAAGCTTAGCGTTGCCGCAATCTTTCGACCTTTCCGAACGCTTGCCCCGTACATCCAGTTCGTCGGGCGCATTCTCCGTGTTGTGGTTCAGGGAGACCCAACACATCCGGACAACTATGGTCACATTGTGACCCATGTCGGAATGAATTTGGACGAGCAGCTGAAGCGATTCAAAGAGTTTGAGAACGATGACCAGAAATTCTGGGAAGACGTCACCGGAGGCAAAGAGCCCGAGCCGCCGCGCGCCGTAGTTGAGGGAGAGGCGCGCATGAAGCTTCGTGAGGACATGGTGGTCCAAAGCGAAATCGTGGATCGCGTATTCGAGGAGGACTTCTCGACAGCGGAGGATACAGACATCCAGCAAGATCTGGAAAAGAAGTTGGACGCCCTCGGTCTTGATTCCACCCTCGCTCGCCAGATTGTCGAAAAGAGCCGCGAAGGGAAGCGCACGCTAAGCAGTGTGGCCGCCGCTGAGCCGTTCAGTGTGATTCCTGCAAAACAGTGGGAAGAGGCGAAAAGGCGGCTGAACGAAGAAGCGAAGCGCACAGCGAAGCTCGTTCTGAATCGAACAGAGCTGAGGCCGGAAGGAGTTGAGCTTCCATACAAGCTCAAGCCAGGGATTGGGGCAAGGAATAACTTCATCGCGGCGTTCCAAATGGTGAACGAGGCGCTAGCTAAGAAAGTGGGGGGCGGTAAGAAAAGAGCTGAGTGGTCGGCGGAGGAGTTTGCGACCGCCATGCAGCTTCTGCCGGATGTGCTGAATGGATTAGTCCGAGAGGTTAAGAGGGCACAAAATGCCGAAGGGTAA